In one window of Lynx canadensis isolate LIC74 chromosome A3, mLynCan4.pri.v2, whole genome shotgun sequence DNA:
- the FOXA2 gene encoding hepatocyte nuclear factor 3-beta, translated as MHSASSMLGAVKMEGHEPSDWSSYYAEPEGYSSVSNMNAGLGMNGMNTYMSMSAAAMGSGSGNMSAGSMNMSSYVGAGMSPSLAGMSPGAGAMASMGGSAGAAGVAGMGPHLSPSLSPLGGQAAGAMGGLTPYANMNSMSPMYGQAGLSRARDPKTYRRSYTHAKPPYSYISLITMAIQQSPNKMLTLSEIYQWIMDLFPFYRQNQQRWQNSIRHSLSFNDCFLKVPRSPDKPGKGSFWTLHPDSGNMFENGCYLRRQKRFKCEKQLALKEAAGATGGGKKAASGAQTSQGQLGEAAGPASETPAGTESPHSSASPCQEHKRGALGELKGTPAAALSPPEPAPSPGQQQQAAAHLLGPPHHPGLPPEAHLKPEHHYAFNHPFSINNLMSSEQQHHHSHHHHQPHKMDLKAYEQVMHYPGYGSPMPGSLAMGPVTNKAGLDASPLAADTSYYQGVYSRPIMNSS; from the exons ATGCACTCGGCTTCCAGTATGCTGGGAGCGGTGAAGATGGAAGGGCACGAGCCGTCTGACTGGAGCAGCTACTATGCCGAGCCCGAG GGCTACTCCTCGGTGAGCAACATGAACGCCGGCCTGGGGATGAACGGCATGAACACGTACATGAGCATGTCCGCGGCCGCCATGGGCAGCGGCTCGGGCAACATGAGTGCCGGCTCCATGAACATGTCGTCGTACGTGGGCGCGGGCATGAGCCCGTCCCTGGCCGGTATGTCCCCCGGGGCGGGCGCCATGGCTAGCATGGGCGGCTCGGCCGGGGCGGCCGGCGTGGCGGGCATGGGGCCGCACCTGAGTCCCAGTCTGAGCCCGCTCGGGGGGCAGGCGGCCGGAGCCATGGGCGGCCTGACCCCTTACGCCAACATGAACTCCATGAGCCCCATGTACGGGCAGGCGGGCCTGAGCCGCGCGCGCGACCCCAAGACGTACCGGCGCAGCTACACGCACGCCAAGCCGCCCTACTCCTACATCTCGCTCATCACCATGGCCATCCAGCAGAGCCCCAACAAGATGCTGACGCTGAGCGAGATCTACCAGTGGATCATGGACCTTTTCCCCTTCTACCGGCAGAACCAGCAGCGCTGGCAGAACTCTATCCGCCACTCGCTGTCCTTCAACGACTGCTTCCTCAAGGTGCCCCGCTCGCCCGACAAGCCCGGCAAGGGCTCCTTCTGGACCCTCCACCCCGACTCGGGCAACATGTTCGAAAACGGCTGCTACCTGCGCCGCCAGAAGCGCTTCAAGTGCGAGAAGCAACTGGCCCTGAAGGAAGCCGCAGGCGCCACAGGAGGCGGCAAGAAGGCGGCCTCCGGGGCCCAGACCTCGCAGGGTCAGCTCGGGGAGGCCGCCGGGCCGGCCTCCGAGACTCCGGCGGGCACCGAGTCGCCCCACTCGAGCGCCTCCCCGTGCCAGGAGCACAAGCGAGGGGCCTTGGGGGAGCTGAAGGGGACGCCGGCTGCGGCCCTGAGCCCCCCGGAACCGGCGCCCTCGCccgggcagcagcagcaggcggCGGCCCACCTGCTGGGCCCTCCCCATCACCCAGGCCTGCCGCCCGAAGCCCATCTAAAGCCGGAGCACCACTACGCCTTCAACCACCCCTTCTCCATCAACAACCTCATGTCCTCGGAGCAGCAGCACCACCAcagccaccatcaccaccagcccCACAAAATGGACCTCAAAGCCTACGAACAGGTGATGCACTACCCTGGCTACGGTTCCCCTATGCCGGGTAGCCTGGCCATGGGTCCGGTCACGAACAAAGCGGGCCTGGATGCCTCGCCCCTGGCCGCAGACACCTCCTACTACCAGGGGGTGTACTCCAGGCCCATAATGAACTCTTCTTAA